A region of Anaerolineales bacterium DNA encodes the following proteins:
- a CDS encoding SAM-dependent methyltransferase produces the protein MPGLITSLLDKAFQARQPIIDDGHLSAFRLFNGFLEGCPGLSLDVYATTAVLTLHPTHPQQDLALVREAQDFLEQRLPWLKAGMLKKHGSASREEKRGQHLFGGQPDRKILENGVWYAVDLGMNQDASFYLDTRGLRRWLLLNTHGRRVLNTFAYTGSLGVAALAGGARQVVQLDLNHAFLNLARESCSLNGFPIREADLMAGDFWSQVKRLKRTGELFDCVVVDPPFYSSTPRGTLDLNTDSARLINKVRPLVAQDGWLIFINNALYVSGKKFLGTLEELCADGYMQLAELIPVPEDVCGYASTRSGSPISDPAPFNHSTKIAMLKVKRKTKTPLPEEVT, from the coding sequence ATGCCCGGGCTGATCACCTCCCTGCTTGATAAAGCCTTTCAGGCACGCCAGCCGATCATCGACGATGGGCACCTTAGCGCTTTCCGTCTGTTCAACGGCTTTTTGGAAGGCTGCCCGGGGCTGAGCCTGGATGTTTATGCCACCACGGCAGTCCTCACCCTTCATCCCACCCACCCGCAGCAGGACTTGGCGCTGGTCCGTGAAGCGCAGGACTTCCTGGAGCAGCGCCTGCCCTGGCTGAAGGCGGGCATGCTCAAGAAACACGGCAGTGCCTCCAGGGAAGAAAAACGCGGCCAGCATCTCTTTGGCGGGCAGCCCGACCGCAAGATCCTGGAAAACGGGGTCTGGTATGCTGTGGACCTTGGGATGAACCAGGATGCCAGCTTTTACCTGGATACGCGCGGCTTGCGCCGATGGCTGCTGCTGAACACACACGGCAGGCGGGTGTTGAATACGTTTGCCTACACCGGCAGCCTGGGTGTGGCCGCCCTGGCAGGCGGTGCCCGGCAGGTTGTGCAATTGGATCTGAACCATGCTTTCCTCAACCTTGCCAGGGAATCCTGCAGTTTGAACGGATTCCCCATCCGTGAGGCAGATCTCATGGCAGGCGACTTCTGGAGCCAGGTGAAGCGCCTGAAGAGGACCGGAGAGCTGTTCGATTGCGTGGTGGTGGATCCACCATTTTACTCCTCCACCCCGCGCGGCACGCTGGACCTGAACACCGACAGCGCCCGCCTGATCAACAAGGTGCGTCCCCTGGTGGCTCAGGATGGCTGGCTGATCTTCATAAATAACGCCCTCTACGTGAGCGGAAAGAAATTCCTGGGCACCCTGGAAGAACTATGTGCAGACGGGTACATGCAATTGGCAGAATTAATCCCCGTCCCCGAAGATGTGTGCGGGTATGCCAGCACACGCTCAGGCTCGCCCATCAGCGACCCGGCTCCCTTCAACCATTCGACCAAGATCGCAATGCTTAAGGTGAAGCGGAAAACGAAAACACCGCTGCCCGAGGAAGTTACATGA
- a CDS encoding nitroreductase family deazaflavin-dependent oxidoreductase: protein MKQATLDRIRQLNKAATNKLLIHLCGKKFGHFAILGHLGRKSGRLYQIPIIAEPYEDGFVIALTYGKKVDWLKNVLARGSCSLRWKNRDYALVHPEFVSPERSLLAFPAIFRSGLRMMGIEYFLRLRIQGDL, encoded by the coding sequence ATGAAACAAGCGACGCTGGACCGCATCCGCCAGTTGAACAAAGCCGCCACCAACAAGCTGCTCATCCACCTATGCGGGAAGAAATTCGGCCATTTCGCCATCCTCGGCCACCTCGGACGAAAGAGCGGCAGGTTATACCAGATCCCAATCATCGCCGAGCCGTATGAGGATGGCTTCGTGATCGCCCTCACCTATGGAAAAAAGGTGGACTGGTTGAAAAACGTGCTGGCAAGGGGGAGTTGCTCACTGCGCTGGAAAAATCGCGACTATGCCCTGGTCCACCCGGAGTTTGTCAGCCCGGAAAGAAGCTTGCTGGCATTTCCAGCCATCTTCCGTTCAGGGTTGAGGATGATGGGGATCGAGTACTTTTTAAGGCTCCGGATCCAGGGCGATTTGTGA
- a CDS encoding ABC transporter ATP-binding protein, whose product MLAEYKPLIGAGEVKGSEVEALQLNKWVRKKLNILQDVSLTFKPGEFIVVVGASGGGKTTLVDAIAGYRPATHGRVFVDGIDVYRNVDSMRGKVGYVPQRDIIHMELTVYQALEFSARLRLPPHTTRAERKERIHEVLEELGLENHQDMRISELSGGQQKRVSIGVELLTRPGLFFLDEPTSGLDPGNETAFMYLMRRLADQGRTVVMISHTTKNVMLADKVLFMGRGGYMAWFGPPAEAMTYFAQFRTKRQFGDGEMQFDEIYAILDDPELGDAKDWADRFQESQAYRQYVLEPLQPRQELLEKEKTRARLSRRSAETRQYQEDRKRARKNRISGLRQFIILSVRNLTILGRDRSSLILMLLIAPIVGTLDLFLAPLLGKNVFSYENGSAVNASVIFYLWSIYSLLVGGLSQMREFVKEASIYKRERLVNLRIFPYVASKVWVALILALYHALAFTLIRYLAFNMPGGLSEFIQVYVTLLLGTITGMMIGLMASAISNNQSTTPLIMILLTVPMYMFSGALAPIPEYLSVWASTRWSYEALMGIAGIGSDVSRDPCWQLPADLRDGMSLDDKEFFQCNCMGLDMFSKDSCDFPGVGAYYTSELNQDPPASPAALPDAPPEPLFPDPPDPPADVSNQVVVVQYLDALKKYQEDVTDIQDDYRNQVDIYQTMAEIYQNDMIQYQEDLAKYTVRRVSAVSGAEGVIDSVVDRWSWAFVNKRDPKAYLPWLYQVWAAQVILMLLYFVVILILIKRKDSQ is encoded by the coding sequence ATGTTGGCTGAATACAAACCATTAATTGGAGCAGGCGAGGTCAAGGGGTCTGAAGTTGAAGCGCTCCAATTAAACAAATGGGTGCGCAAGAAGCTCAATATTCTCCAGGACGTCTCGCTGACCTTCAAGCCGGGTGAATTTATCGTGGTGGTGGGGGCCAGCGGGGGCGGCAAGACCACCCTGGTGGATGCCATTGCCGGTTACCGCCCGGCCACCCACGGCAGGGTCTTCGTGGATGGCATTGATGTATACCGGAACGTGGACTCGATGCGCGGCAAGGTCGGGTACGTCCCACAGCGCGACATCATTCACATGGAATTAACCGTGTACCAAGCACTTGAATTCAGCGCGCGCCTGCGTCTGCCACCCCACACCACCCGGGCGGAGCGTAAGGAACGCATCCACGAGGTGCTGGAAGAGTTGGGCCTGGAAAATCACCAGGACATGCGCATCAGCGAGTTAAGCGGGGGGCAGCAGAAGCGCGTCTCCATCGGTGTGGAACTGCTCACCCGCCCCGGCTTGTTCTTCCTGGATGAACCCACCTCGGGCCTGGACCCCGGGAATGAAACGGCCTTCATGTACCTGATGCGCCGCCTGGCAGACCAGGGACGCACGGTGGTGATGATCTCGCACACCACCAAGAATGTGATGTTGGCAGATAAGGTGCTCTTCATGGGCCGCGGCGGCTACATGGCCTGGTTTGGCCCCCCGGCCGAAGCCATGACCTATTTTGCCCAGTTCCGCACCAAGAGGCAGTTTGGGGATGGCGAAATGCAGTTCGATGAGATCTACGCCATCCTGGATGACCCTGAATTGGGGGATGCCAAGGATTGGGCGGACCGCTTTCAGGAGAGCCAGGCGTATCGCCAGTATGTGCTGGAGCCGCTGCAGCCCCGCCAGGAATTGCTGGAGAAAGAAAAAACCCGGGCCCGCTTGAGCCGCAGGTCTGCCGAAACCCGGCAATACCAGGAAGACAGGAAACGCGCCCGCAAGAACCGCATTTCAGGACTGCGGCAATTCATCATCCTGTCGGTGCGCAATCTGACCATCCTGGGGCGCGACCGCTCCAGCCTGATCCTGATGCTGTTGATCGCCCCCATCGTGGGGACGTTGGACCTGTTTCTGGCACCGCTGTTGGGGAAGAATGTCTTTTCCTATGAGAACGGCAGCGCTGTGAATGCCAGCGTGATCTTTTACCTGTGGTCCATCTATTCCCTGCTGGTGGGTGGTCTTTCGCAGATGCGTGAGTTCGTCAAGGAAGCCAGCATCTATAAACGTGAACGACTGGTGAATTTACGGATCTTCCCTTATGTTGCCTCCAAGGTGTGGGTGGCTTTGATCCTGGCCCTCTACCACGCACTGGCGTTCACCTTGATCCGTTACCTGGCTTTTAATATGCCGGGTGGATTGAGCGAATTCATCCAGGTGTATGTCACCCTCCTGCTGGGGACCATCACCGGCATGATGATCGGCTTGATGGCTTCCGCCATTTCGAACAACCAGAGCACCACCCCGCTGATCATGATCCTGTTGACGGTGCCGATGTACATGTTCAGCGGCGCACTGGCACCCATCCCGGAATACCTGAGCGTTTGGGCTTCCACGCGCTGGTCTTACGAAGCCCTGATGGGCATCGCCGGGATCGGCTCGGATGTTTCCCGCGATCCCTGCTGGCAGCTGCCGGCAGACCTGCGGGATGGCATGTCCCTGGACGACAAGGAATTCTTCCAGTGCAACTGCATGGGCTTGGACATGTTCAGCAAGGATTCATGTGACTTCCCGGGTGTGGGCGCATATTACACCAGTGAGCTTAACCAGGATCCTCCTGCCAGCCCGGCGGCACTACCGGATGCCCCCCCTGAGCCGCTCTTCCCCGATCCTCCCGACCCCCCTGCAGATGTTTCAAACCAGGTGGTCGTGGTTCAATACCTGGACGCGTTGAAGAAATACCAGGAGGATGTCACAGACATTCAGGATGATTACCGCAACCAGGTGGATATCTACCAGACCATGGCAGAGATCTACCAGAATGACATGATCCAATACCAGGAAGACCTGGCCAAATACACGGTCAGGCGCGTCTCGGCTGTGTCTGGCGCTGAGGGCGTCATTGACAGTGTCGTTGATCGTTGGAGTTGGGCATTCGTGAACAAGCGCGATCCCAAGGCCTATCTTCCCTGGTTGTACCAGGTGTGGGCTGCCCAGGTCATCCTGATGCTGCTCTATTTTGTGGTCATCCTGATCCTGATCAAGCGCAAGGACAGCCAGTGA
- a CDS encoding alanine--glyoxylate aminotransferase family protein → MNAPKLFTPGPVNVSEDVRQALLHYDICHRTRAFEEMFIDSQEKINQILNADATYYSIIISGSGTAANETILSSVLKEGQGVLLIKNGTFGEKLEEIIDQYRIPKEIASSEWATSPDLNLIESILKRNPTIALVAMVFHETSTGMINPVHQVGELCVKYGKKYFVDAVSAAGGEHVDMLKNHIDFTTSVGGKCIGAFPGSAFICAREAYLKQITASQCKNVYLNLYKHYQFALVKHQTPNTPNVTLFWALNKAITNILQEGLESRISRYRNCAQIIRNGVRNAGLSLLLDKEMSNTVTSVFLPEGRNIYQFIGDLEERGFFVYLGKGKYADLGMFQIANMGEIYESDCHAFLQVLEEVLKN, encoded by the coding sequence ATGAATGCACCGAAACTTTTTACCCCCGGACCTGTGAATGTAAGTGAGGATGTCCGTCAAGCATTGCTTCATTATGATATCTGTCATCGCACCAGAGCATTTGAAGAAATGTTCATTGACTCCCAAGAAAAGATCAACCAGATCCTTAATGCCGATGCTACCTATTATTCCATTATCATCTCAGGATCGGGAACGGCTGCGAACGAAACCATACTTTCATCGGTTCTTAAGGAAGGGCAGGGGGTATTGCTGATCAAGAACGGGACGTTTGGGGAGAAATTGGAAGAAATAATTGACCAGTACCGCATCCCAAAAGAAATCGCATCAAGTGAATGGGCAACCTCTCCAGATCTGAACCTGATCGAGAGCATCTTAAAACGAAATCCAACGATCGCGTTGGTTGCCATGGTTTTTCATGAAACCTCCACTGGGATGATCAATCCGGTCCACCAGGTGGGGGAGTTATGCGTGAAGTATGGCAAAAAATACTTCGTGGACGCTGTATCTGCTGCAGGGGGCGAGCATGTTGACATGCTTAAGAATCACATCGATTTCACCACCTCTGTGGGTGGCAAATGCATTGGTGCGTTTCCCGGTTCTGCTTTCATCTGTGCCAGGGAAGCATATTTAAAGCAGATCACCGCCAGCCAATGCAAGAATGTTTATCTCAACCTGTATAAGCATTACCAATTTGCCCTTGTCAAGCACCAAACCCCAAACACTCCCAATGTGACCCTCTTCTGGGCGCTCAATAAGGCAATTACCAATATCCTCCAGGAAGGACTGGAATCACGGATCAGTCGTTATCGCAACTGCGCGCAAATCATCCGTAACGGAGTCCGCAATGCTGGACTCAGTCTACTGTTGGACAAGGAAATGTCAAACACTGTCACTTCGGTTTTTTTGCCCGAGGGCCGCAACATTTACCAATTCATAGGCGACCTGGAGGAGCGTGGCTTTTTTGTTTACCTGGGCAAGGGGAAGTACGCCGATCTGGGCATGTTCCAGATCGCCAACATGGGTGAGATCTATGAAAGCGATTGCCACGCTTTCTTGCAAGTGCTGGAAGAAGTCCTGAAAAATTGA
- a CDS encoding ABC transporter ATP-binding protein: MTMLKTEANKETEPGGALVEVLQVNKWVRRKLNILHDISLVVKPNEFVVVVGQSGGGKTTLVDAIAGYRPATHGRVLVDGIDVYRNKASMRGKIGYVPQRDIIHMELTVYQALDFSARLRMPPRTSKMERQRRILEVLEELDLEAQKDVRISDLSGGQQKRVSIGVELLTRPRLFFLDEPTSGLDPGNETAFMHLMRRLADQGRTVIMITHTTKNVKLADKVLFMDTGGYMAWYGPPDEALAYFDHYRSEQHLGETVMQFDDIYAVIEDPDLGGPKEWAERYLASEAYRKYIYEPLRARRESLDDLVIQSRSRRKKLETRRTRLDRNRVRKLTISSFRQFAILSSRNLTILARDRSSLILMLLIAPLVGSVDFIIAPILGKDTFNYVTGNGIYANVSLFIVTMYALMVGAMSQMREFVKEASIYKRERLVNLRIFPYVASKVWVALLLAFYHALAFTVLHFAAFKVPGGPSAFLEIYISLVLAVMTGMMLGLVASAISNNPGVTPLIMIGLIVVLIVFSGGLAPIPDYMSAWATTRWSLQVMIGITEMGSDVARDPCWDLPKPLRDALTLEDKAFYQCPCMGVKMFDQNSCDFPGLGALYVPEISEAPPAAPPALPEAPAEPALPSPPSPPQDTSDQVKVVEYLNALQQYEESVTSLQKNYRSQMDFYKNTVAIYQTNLVQYQQDLAHYTISRAAAVSAGEALIDSVAISSDWAWVDKTDPSIYYPWVFKTWYAQLILVVLYFSVILILVKSRDVH, encoded by the coding sequence ATGACCATGCTCAAGACTGAAGCAAACAAGGAAACCGAACCTGGAGGTGCACTCGTAGAAGTACTCCAGGTGAACAAGTGGGTTCGCCGTAAACTCAATATTCTGCACGACATCTCCCTGGTTGTGAAGCCGAATGAATTCGTGGTGGTGGTAGGGCAGAGCGGTGGCGGCAAGACCACCCTGGTGGATGCCATCGCGGGGTACCGGCCTGCCACTCACGGCCGGGTGCTGGTGGACGGTATCGACGTGTATCGTAATAAAGCCTCCATGCGGGGAAAGATCGGCTATGTGCCCCAGCGCGACATCATCCACATGGAGTTGACCGTTTACCAGGCCCTGGATTTCAGTGCCAGGTTGAGGATGCCCCCCAGAACCAGCAAAATGGAACGCCAGAGGCGCATCCTGGAGGTGCTGGAGGAATTGGACCTGGAAGCGCAAAAGGATGTGCGCATCAGCGACCTGAGCGGGGGACAGCAGAAGCGGGTCTCCATCGGAGTGGAATTGCTCACCCGGCCGCGGCTCTTCTTCCTGGATGAACCCACCTCCGGCTTGGACCCCGGCAACGAGACAGCTTTCATGCACCTCATGCGCCGGTTGGCTGACCAGGGCCGCACGGTGATCATGATCACCCACACTACCAAGAATGTAAAACTGGCGGACAAGGTCCTGTTCATGGACACCGGCGGGTACATGGCCTGGTATGGTCCGCCAGATGAAGCACTCGCATATTTTGACCATTATCGCAGTGAACAGCACCTGGGTGAAACGGTGATGCAATTCGATGACATCTACGCCGTCATTGAAGACCCGGACCTGGGGGGACCGAAAGAATGGGCTGAGCGCTACCTGGCCAGCGAAGCCTACCGCAAATACATCTACGAACCCTTGAGAGCCCGCCGGGAAAGCCTTGACGACCTGGTGATCCAATCCCGCTCCCGCCGGAAAAAGCTGGAGACCCGTCGCACCCGCCTGGATAGAAACCGGGTGCGGAAACTGACCATCTCATCCTTCCGTCAATTTGCCATCCTTTCCAGCAGGAACCTCACCATCCTGGCGCGTGATCGCTCCAGCCTGATCTTGATGCTGTTGATCGCCCCGTTGGTGGGCTCGGTGGATTTCATCATCGCCCCCATTTTGGGGAAAGACACCTTTAATTACGTCACCGGCAACGGCATCTATGCCAACGTATCCCTGTTCATCGTGACCATGTACGCCCTGATGGTGGGCGCCATGAGCCAGATGCGAGAATTCGTAAAGGAAGCCAGCATCTACAAGCGCGAACGCCTGGTTAACCTGCGTATCTTTCCCTACGTGGCGTCCAAGGTATGGGTGGCTTTATTGCTGGCTTTCTACCATGCCCTGGCGTTCACGGTTCTGCATTTCGCAGCCTTCAAAGTCCCCGGGGGTCCCTCAGCTTTCCTGGAGATCTACATTTCACTGGTGCTGGCGGTGATGACCGGCATGATGCTTGGCTTGGTGGCTTCCGCCATCTCCAACAACCCCGGTGTGACCCCCCTGATCATGATCGGGTTGATCGTGGTTTTGATCGTTTTCAGCGGCGGCCTGGCGCCCATCCCTGATTATATGAGCGCCTGGGCAACCACCCGTTGGTCGCTCCAGGTGATGATCGGGATCACCGAAATGGGCTCGGATGTGGCCCGCGATCCCTGCTGGGACCTGCCCAAGCCGCTGCGCGATGCACTGACATTGGAGGACAAGGCTTTTTACCAATGTCCCTGCATGGGTGTGAAGATGTTCGACCAGAACTCCTGTGACTTCCCGGGTCTGGGTGCCCTGTATGTGCCCGAGATCTCGGAGGCTCCGCCCGCGGCTCCACCTGCCCTGCCCGAAGCCCCGGCAGAACCGGCCCTGCCCTCCCCGCCTTCCCCCCCGCAGGACACTTCCGACCAGGTGAAGGTGGTGGAATACCTGAATGCCCTGCAGCAGTATGAAGAGTCAGTCACCAGCCTTCAGAAAAATTATCGCAGCCAGATGGATTTTTACAAGAACACGGTTGCCATCTACCAGACCAACCTGGTACAGTACCAGCAGGACCTGGCGCACTACACCATTTCGCGGGCGGCTGCGGTCTCGGCAGGCGAAGCCCTGATCGACAGCGTGGCGATCTCCTCCGACTGGGCCTGGGTTGACAAAACAGATCCCTCCATCTATTATCCATGGGTATTCAAGACCTGGTATGCCCAGTTGATCCTGGTCGTCCTGTATTTCTCCGTCATCTTGATCCTGGTAAAGAGCCGAGATGTCCACTAA
- a CDS encoding EamA family transporter: protein MPDRSHLTRGYTAALISAAILSTTAIFIRHLTRTYSLPALILAFWRDLFVFLTLLPILALGRRALLRLERPHIPFLVLYGLALALFNSLWTLSVAINGASVATVLAYCSAGFTALLGWWFLKERLEWSKILAVVLSLGGCVLVANALDEAAWRLNLIGIITGTLSGLMYAVYSLMGRSASQRGINPWTTLLYTFGFAALFLLGFNLVSAGKIPGSASQPGELLWLGNAWVGWGLLFLLAAVPTLAGFGLYNVSLSHLPSSVANLVVTLEPVFTAVLAYGLLGEQLTWRQLLGGVLILAGVVFLRIHEGRLDRQRSQMEATAT from the coding sequence ATGCCTGACAGATCGCACCTCACACGCGGCTACACTGCAGCCCTTATCAGCGCAGCCATCCTATCCACCACGGCCATTTTCATCCGGCATCTCACCCGCACTTATTCCCTGCCAGCGCTCATCCTGGCATTCTGGCGCGACCTGTTCGTCTTCCTCACCCTGCTGCCCATATTGGCGCTGGGTAGGCGGGCGCTTCTACGCCTGGAGCGCCCGCATATCCCCTTCCTGGTCCTCTACGGGCTGGCCCTGGCACTGTTCAACTCCCTGTGGACCCTGTCGGTGGCGATCAATGGTGCCTCGGTGGCAACCGTGCTGGCTTATTGTTCGGCGGGCTTCACCGCCCTCCTGGGCTGGTGGTTCCTTAAGGAGCGCCTGGAGTGGAGCAAGATACTGGCAGTGGTGCTCAGCCTGGGCGGTTGTGTGCTGGTTGCCAACGCCCTGGACGAAGCCGCCTGGCGCTTGAACCTGATCGGGATCATCACCGGGACGCTCTCCGGTTTAATGTATGCCGTCTATTCGCTGATGGGGCGCTCGGCATCACAGCGTGGCATCAACCCGTGGACGACCCTGCTGTACACTTTCGGGTTCGCGGCGCTCTTCCTGCTGGGTTTCAACCTGGTCTCCGCCGGCAAGATTCCGGGCAGCGCCAGCCAGCCGGGCGAGCTGCTCTGGTTGGGAAACGCCTGGGTGGGTTGGGGTTTGTTGTTCCTGTTGGCGGCAGTACCCACCCTGGCTGGCTTCGGGCTGTACAATGTCAGCCTGTCCCACCTGCCTTCCAGCGTCGCCAACCTGGTGGTCACCCTGGAACCTGTTTTCACCGCCGTCCTTGCCTATGGGCTGCTGGGCGAGCAGCTCACCTGGAGGCAGTTGCTGGGCGGCGTGTTGATCCTGGCGGGGGTGGTCTTCCTGCGCATCCATGAGGGCCGCCTGGATCGCCAGCGATCGCAGATGGAAGCCACAGCAACCTGA
- a CDS encoding DUF2200 domain-containing protein: protein MPKHRIFTTSFSSVYPLYIQKAERKNRTKEEVDQVICWLTGYSLLGLQQQITQNHDFETFFAQAPAIHPHSALIKGVVCGVRVEEIEDPLMQKIRYLDKLVDELAKGKAMEKILR from the coding sequence ATGCCGAAACACCGAATTTTCACGACCAGTTTCTCAAGCGTTTACCCGCTGTATATCCAGAAAGCGGAACGGAAAAACCGCACCAAAGAAGAAGTTGACCAGGTCATTTGCTGGCTGACCGGCTACAGCCTGCTTGGGTTGCAGCAACAGATCACGCAGAACCATGACTTTGAAACCTTCTTTGCCCAGGCGCCTGCCATCCATCCCCACAGTGCGCTGATCAAGGGAGTGGTCTGTGGTGTGCGCGTGGAAGAGATCGAAGATCCATTGATGCAGAAGATTCGCTATCTGGATAAGCTGGTGGATGAACTCGCAAAAGGGAAAGCCATGGAGAAGATCCTTCGCTAA
- a CDS encoding ZIP family metal transporter, whose product MSFDWFANLNPILQALLGTLFTWGVTAIGAAMVFFFKAINRKVLDSMLGFAAGVMIAASFWSLLAPAIDMAEESSDLPAWLPAVIGFLMGGVFLWGVDKILPHLHLGLPTSEAEGIKTSWQRSILLVLAITLHNIPEGLAVGVAFGAVAAGIPSAALAGAVALAIGIGLQNFPEGAAVSIPLRREGMSRLKSFLYGQASGFVEPVAGVIGAALVLAMRPILPYALAFAAGAMIYVVVEELIPESQSGKDTHFSTFGAMLGFAIMMLLDVALG is encoded by the coding sequence ATGTCATTTGATTGGTTCGCAAATCTCAATCCCATTCTGCAAGCGCTCCTGGGAACGCTTTTCACCTGGGGTGTGACGGCAATTGGCGCGGCGATGGTCTTCTTCTTTAAGGCCATCAACCGCAAGGTGTTGGATAGCATGCTCGGTTTTGCAGCTGGCGTGATGATCGCGGCAAGTTTCTGGTCGCTGCTGGCGCCAGCCATCGACATGGCCGAGGAATCGAGCGATCTCCCCGCCTGGTTGCCAGCGGTGATCGGTTTCTTAATGGGTGGTGTGTTCCTGTGGGGTGTGGACAAGATCCTGCCACATCTCCACCTGGGCCTGCCCACCAGCGAAGCCGAGGGGATCAAGACGTCATGGCAGCGTAGCATCCTGCTGGTGCTGGCCATCACCCTGCACAACATCCCGGAAGGACTGGCAGTTGGCGTGGCCTTTGGGGCGGTGGCGGCAGGCATCCCTTCTGCCGCGCTGGCCGGTGCGGTAGCCCTGGCCATTGGGATCGGATTGCAAAACTTCCCCGAAGGGGCAGCGGTCTCCATCCCTTTGCGGCGCGAAGGCATGAGCCGCTTGAAAAGCTTTTTGTATGGCCAGGCTTCCGGTTTTGTGGAACCGGTGGCGGGTGTGATCGGGGCGGCCCTGGTGTTGGCAATGCGTCCCATCCTGCCCTACGCACTGGCATTTGCGGCGGGTGCCATGATCTACGTGGTGGTGGAGGAGCTCATCCCCGAGTCGCAGTCCGGCAAGGATACCCACTTTTCCACCTTTGGCGCCATGCTGGGTTTTGCCATCATGATGCTGCTTGACGTAGCACTGGGATAA
- a CDS encoding GYD domain protein: MRKYLFHGKYTPEGYKGLLQEGGSVRIDVAQKALGSVGGSLEAFYYSCDEEDFFIIVNLPDYVSAMAVTLAGNASGTFSIRATELLTPEQVDKVVAKRVDFRPPGQ, from the coding sequence ATGCGCAAATACTTGTTCCATGGAAAGTACACGCCGGAGGGGTACAAAGGTCTACTTCAAGAAGGTGGTTCGGTGCGCATCGATGTGGCACAAAAGGCGTTGGGAAGCGTGGGGGGTTCTCTCGAAGCCTTTTATTATTCGTGTGACGAAGAAGACTTCTTCATCATAGTGAATTTACCGGATTACGTGAGTGCCATGGCTGTAACCCTGGCTGGGAATGCCAGTGGAACATTCAGCATTCGTGCGACAGAGCTTCTCACTCCCGAGCAGGTTGACAAGGTTGTCGCGAAAAGAGTTGATTTTCGCCCGCCGGGTCAATAG
- a CDS encoding peptide ABC transporter permease codes for MMKKNKALGLLLKDRNFLIGAVIIVITLFITIFAQQIVPYNPGKVAPHDRLMPPFWSSDTNAFHFLGTDSVGRDLLSRIFIGIKNSMVIGIFSIAVAILIGAVVGLLSGLSYPGFIDSLLMRITDIQMGFPFVLLAIIILSLVDPTVVTIILVLSLSAWPAYARVIRSGVIIEKEMDYVAAAKIMGASRLRIAFKYLGKNLVPAILPVAPMDLASIVIAESLLSFMNLGIQPPGISLGNIMADGWKYIATQWWITASPGIVIFIIVLGLNLMADAMQAVSGKRQKE; via the coding sequence ATGATGAAAAAGAATAAAGCATTGGGATTGCTGTTGAAGGACAGGAATTTCCTGATCGGCGCCGTCATCATCGTTATTACGCTTTTCATTACCATATTTGCGCAGCAAATCGTCCCCTATAATCCTGGAAAAGTTGCTCCCCATGACCGGCTGATGCCACCATTCTGGAGTTCGGACACCAACGCATTTCACTTCCTGGGCACAGATTCAGTTGGCAGGGACCTGCTCTCGCGCATTTTCATTGGTATCAAGAACTCCATGGTGATTGGGATTTTCTCCATTGCTGTGGCAATATTGATCGGGGCGGTGGTGGGACTGCTATCAGGATTGTCTTATCCAGGCTTTATCGACTCGTTATTGATGCGGATCACAGACATCCAAATGGGATTCCCGTTTGTTTTACTGGCAATCATCATCTTATCGCTGGTCGATCCTACCGTGGTGACGATCATATTGGTGTTGAGTTTATCTGCATGGCCAGCCTATGCCCGCGTCATTAGGTCCGGGGTGATCATCGAAAAAGAGATGGATTATGTGGCAGCCGCAAAGATCATGGGCGCAAGCCGGCTGCGGATCGCATTTAAGTACCTTGGGAAAAACCTGGTGCCTGCCATTCTACCGGTCGCCCCCATGGACCTGGCGAGCATCGTGATCGCAGAGAGCTTGCTTTCATTTATGAACCTGGGTATTCAACCCCCTGGAATATCACTGGGCAATATCATGGCTGATGGATGGAAATACATCGCAACACAATGGTGGATTACCGCTTCACCTGGAATAGTCATCTTCATAATTGTCCTTGGGCTTAACCTCATGGCTGACGCCATGCAAGCGGTATCGGGAAAACGACAAAAAGAATGA